From Actinomyces procaprae:
CGCCGGAGACCAGCTGGTGGCCACCGTCAAGCAGCTCGTCGCCGACGGGAACGTCCGCCGCGTCATCCTGCGCGACTCCTCCGGTAGAGAGTTCCTCAGCGTGCCGCTCACCGCCAGTGCCGTGGTCGGCGGCATCACGGTGCTTGCGGCGCCGGTACTGGCCGCCATTGGCGTCGTCGCCGCCATGGTCGCCGAGGTCACCCTCGAGGTGGAGCGCACCGACGTCGTCGGCGTGAATGATTCCGAGGACGGCACGACGCCGCCGTCGAGCCCTGACCCGGGGGAATGAGTAGCCGCCTGGACGCACGGTATGGGTGGGTCATGTCTGTGACTGCCGCTCTCCAAGGAGGCACTCGCTGAGGCGGTGGCGCTGTGAACCGGCAGGCATACCGGCTCCCTCACCCCGCAATGCCGGACGCCGCGCCCACAGACACGAGGGGCCCGATAACCGCCGTCGTCGAGGGGCTTGTCCGACCGCAGTACGCCGTGTCGACCCGATTGGGGTGGTGGCCGCCAAGGATCAGGCAGCCGAGGGATACCGGGCGATGGACGAGCGCCGCGGCAGCTCAGCGCCGCGGCCCACCCCGATTGCTTTCGCGCCGACAGAGCATCCACAGGCGCTGTCTGCGCGTGTGCACAGGCGGGAGGCAGACGTATCCCCGTGCTGTGGGTTAACCGTTTTTCGGCGTGAACACGCGCATCTTGCCGATTCGTCCCCAGCTGTGCGCAACCCTGTGGAGAACCACACCGATGTGTTTCCCCAGGAGTGTCCACAGATGTGGAGGAATGACAGGGATGTGCTTCCCCAGGATCCACAGCTCGGGAGGTGCCTGTGGATCTGGCGGCGGCATCGAGGGCAGACAGGCACCGAGGGCAGGCAGGCACCGAGGGCAGGCAGGCATCGAGGGCAGGCAGGCATCGACGGGATGGAACCGCATCGGGGCCCGGCACTCGGGCCGGCGCCCGGGGTGCGGGTTATCCGGCTCTTCCGGTTTGCGGGTGTGGTGCTTCCGGCGTGGTGGCTTCGGTCCGGGTTGCGGTGTTCGCGGTGGTTGTGGTTTGGGTGGTGAGGTCGGTGTGGTTCCGGCGGGGTCGTACTCGGGCTGATAGTGGCGTGTTCGACCAGCGCAGGTCGTTGTCGGGCGTACACGGACGTTTTCGGGGCACGGAGGACGTCGTCGGCGTTGTCCGCCGGGCAGGGGCGCCCTCGCCGTCGTCGGCTGACCCATGTCCTCGAACAGCCTCCGCCAGGCCATCCGGGTTGGCTCTTGGTGCTGGTGGGTGTGGTGGTCGGCGTCTTGCGGGGTGAGGGACGCGATGAGCCTGGCGTGGTGAGCTGCGCCGGCTCACCACGCCAGAACGCCAGGCCTGGCTGCACCTGGCTGCCGACAGCTCCGGTGCCCGGAAGCGGGGCCGTCTGCAACGCCACTTCGCCATCTGCAACGCCACTTCGGCGTTAACAACGCCAGTTAACCGTCTACTGAAGGCCCCAGAGGTATACAGCAGAACGTTAAGTAGCGTTGTTAACGCCCAGCAGGCGCACCAGACACCCCACCCCACCCCACGCCACGCCCCAGGACATCGGCAGCACTCCTGCCGCAGCCCGCGACACCACACCCCCAAACCGGAAGAGCCGGTTATCCGTGGGCGGGTCGACGGCAGGGCGCTGCGGTTAAAGCAGGAACATGCGCGCGGCAGCCAGGGCCACCAGGAGTACCGCCACGCCGACGGTCCCCCAGACGCCTACCGCCGTCTGCCTGTTGCGGGGCGCCCAGGCGTAGATGGCTGCCACCGCCAACCCGGTGAGGAAGCCGCCGAGGTGTCCCTG
This genomic window contains:
- a CDS encoding DUF4342 domain-containing protein — encoded protein: MSTQTPGAMGPDHNPGADPEGGAPRTVVDWITVAGDQLVATVKQLVADGNVRRVILRDSSGREFLSVPLTASAVVGGITVLAAPVLAAIGVVAAMVAEVTLEVERTDVVGVNDSEDGTTPPSSPDPGE